The Daucus carota subsp. sativus chromosome 2, DH1 v3.0, whole genome shotgun sequence genome includes a window with the following:
- the LOC108209120 gene encoding ubiquitin carboxyl-terminal hydrolase 6: MPTVSVKWQKELLTGVEIDTSQPPYVFKCQLYDLTGVPPERQKIMVKGGLLKDDADWSKLGVKEGQKLMMMGTADEIVKAPEKGPVFMEDLPEEEQVVVAGHSAGLFNLGNTCYMNSTLQCLHSVPELKSALIKYPHSGRSNDLDQPSHLLTVATRDLFSELDKSVKAVAPMQFWTVLRKKYPQFGQLHNGSFMQQDAEECWTQILYTLSQSLKTPNLSENLDAIKGLFGIELVSRVHCAESGEESSETESVHSLKCHISHEVNHLHEGLKHGLKSELEKSSPSLGRSAIYVKDSHINGLPRYLTVQFVRFFWKRESNQKAKILRKVDYPLELDIYDLCSDDLKKSLEVPRQILRDEEGKKLGLKSKPKSSSSTVNDVKMSDAEGSSKESGESSMDASEEGGVHDKEMQLTGVYDLVAVLTHKGRSADSGHYVAWVKQESGKWIQYDDDNPIPQREEDIVKLSGGGDWHMAYICMYKARVVPK; this comes from the exons ATGCCGACAG TGAGTGTAAAATGGCAAAAAGAGCTGCTTACGGGTGTGGAAATTGATACTAGCCAGCCACCATATGTTTTCAAATGTCAGTTGTATGACCTAACAGGAGTACCTCCCGAAAGACAGAAGATTATGGTGAAAGGTGGTTTATTAAAG GATGATGCCGATTGGTCAAAATTAGGGGTAAAAGAG GGCCAGAAGTTAATGATGATGGGAACGGCTGATGAGATTGTGAAGGCACCTGAGAAGGGCCCTGTTTTTATGGAGGACCTTCCAGAAGAAGAACAAGTTGTTGTTGCG GGTCATTCTGCTGGCCTGTTTAATCTTGGTAATACCTGCTACATGAACTCCACTCTGCAGTGCTTGCATTCAGTTCCGGAGCTGAAGTCTGCCTTGATCAA GTATCCGCATTCTGGTAGAAGCAACGATTTAGATCAGCCATCTCATCTCTTGACCGTTGCAACACGGGATTTGTTTAGTGAACTTGATAAAAGTGTCAAGGCAGTTGCACCAATGCAGTTTTGGACG GTTTTAAGAAAAAAGTATCCCCAATTCGGCCAACTTCATAATGGCTCCTTTATGCAACAG GACGCTGAAGAATGCTGGACGCAAATCTTGTACACACTTTCTCAATCTCTTAAAACACCAAATCTGAG TGAAAATCTTGATGCGATCAAGGGGCTTTTTGGAATTGAACTTGTAAGCAG GGTGCACTGTGCAGAAAGTGGTGAAGAAAGCTCTGAGACAGAGTCAGTTCACTCTTTAAAATGCCACATATCACATGAGGTCAACCACTTGCACGAAGGGTTAAAGCAT GGCCTGAAGTCAGAATTGGAGAAGTCTTCTCCTTCACTGGGTAGGAGTGCAATTTATGTGAAAGATTCACATATCAATGGATTGCCAAG GTACCTAACAGTTCAATTTGTCCGTTTTTTCTGGAAGAGGGAATCAAATCAGAAAGCTAAAATTTTGCGG AAAGTAGATTATCCGTTGGAGCTGGACATCTATGATCTGTGTTCAGATGATCTAAAGAAAAGTTTAGAAGTCCCTCGTCAG aTATTAAGAGACGAGGAAGGTAAAAAGCTTGGTTTGAAATCTAAACCAAAGAGCTCCAGTTCAACAGTAAACGATGTCAAGATGTCTGATGCTGAG GGTTCATCAAAGGAAAGTGGTGAATCATCGATGGACGCTTCTGAAGAAG GGGGAGTGCATGACAAAGAAATGCAACTGACCGGAGTATATGATCTGGTCGCTGTGCTGACCCACAAGGGTAGAAGTGCTGATTCTGGGCATTATGTTGCTTGGGTGAAGCAAGAAAGCG GTAAATGGATTCAGTATGACGATGATAATCCTATTCCTCAACGAGAGGAAGATATTGTAAAGCTTTCTGGAGGAG GTGATTGGCATATGGCTTACATCTGCATGTACAAGGCTCGTGTTGTCCccaagtaa
- the LOC108209122 gene encoding dof zinc finger protein DOF1.7, which translates to MKPQITEHEHLKCPRCDSSNTKFCYYNNYNLSQPRHYCKNCRRYWTKGGTLRNIPVGGGSRKNTKRMSSKRASSLSSTSDHPKQEVTSSASSLLYNPNVTRYMNDQHQFGSLLDANGQFGNMLEGLNSNGSMQLGDQFTENQINTGIGFGLNPATVDEFGSGKIDSEGFAEAQNGVDSSCWTGSTSNGWPNLAIYTPGPNF; encoded by the coding sequence ATGAAGCCTCAGATCACTGAGCATGAACACCTGAAATGCCCAAGATGCGACTCATCAAACACCAAATTTTGTTACTACAACAATTACAATCTTTCCCAGCCGCGCCATTACTGCAAGAATTGCAGAAGGTATTGGACTAAAGGTGGCACTCTTCGCAACATTCCTGTGGGTGGTGGTAGTCGCAAAAACACGAAACGCATGTCATCAAAACGTGCATCATCACTCTCATCAACTTCCGATCATCCTAAACAGGAAGTCACTTCTTCAGCTTCTTCGTTACTGTATAATCCTAATGTCACAAGGTACATGAATGATCAGCATCAATTCGGGTCTCTTTTGGACGCTAATGGCCAGTTTGGGAACATGTTGGAGGGTCTGAATTCAAATGGAAGTATGCAGTTGGGAGATCAATTTACGGAGAATCAGATAAATACTGGGATTGGGTTTGGACTTAACCCAGCTACTGTCGATGAGTTTGGGAGTGGCAAGATTGATTCCGAAGGATTTGCAGAGGCTCAAAATGGTGTAGATTCAAGCTGTTGGACTGGTTCTACGTCGAATGGTTGGCCTAATCTCGCTATATATACACCAGGTCCAAACTTCTAG